One Pomacea canaliculata isolate SZHN2017 linkage group LG1, ASM307304v1, whole genome shotgun sequence genomic window, AGACTCAAATCATAACAACATGAATCGAGGATTGATAGAGGAGTAGAGGAGCCCTCTGTTTCCTAAGATTATTTGTATGGCAGAAATAAactgtataaattttattatatattattaccacttttatgtatttttgctGTTCAAACACACTGTAAAGTGGAAGATGGCTTGTGCACACGTCTGCACATATATGGCCTACATAAAATGCACTCAGGTACTTGCAAATCGAAATTCTTGGACCTATGTGACTAATGAAGAGACACCAGGTTTGTATTGATTTAGTGCATAGACATATGGTGTATAATTGCTCAGTCTTTCAAATTAGATGATGCAGATGGTGCTTATTGATTCTAAAGATCAACACATGTGATTGGCAAAGATTCAGGCTGTATACAGTTAACTTACACATTATGAGATGATTAATTTTAGGTCTTTACTtcatatcttatttttttaataactgcaTGCTCTTATTGCTAtgcaacatcaaaacaaaataccaaATATATGTCTAGGAAAAATAGTTGGCAAGGGATTGTCATAGTTGCTTTTTGCAAAAGAATCATAAATGCACCATACAGGCTTTGAACATGGCTCCAAAGACTGTTGAGAACGATTTGGTAATTgcatatatttattacaaaatgttcagATTACTTGACAGTAATAATAGTGTAGTGAAACAACACAGTATTCACTCAGGAAAAGCAAGCATAGCAAAATTTCCAAAACAAGACCTGCAAGTAAATTTACAACATTTACCAAACACCAAAAgtaaccacaaaaaaaaaaataataatgaaaaaaaatcagtctttgTATGAGAGTGAGTGttcatgcatgtatgcacatatttaaaaaaatatatatagatattggTTATCAGTGACTTGGCAGGTGGGTAGAAGACCATCCAACTTTTCAATCATCTCAAAAATTTGCTGTTTAAGTAAAAGATGACTCCTCTAAAGATTTTGTTTCCTATTATGCACTGCTTGAATTGGGTAGCTGTGTCAtgatttcttgtaaaatgctgtaaataaaatgtaaaaactagGAAGTAAAATCTTTAACAGTCACCATGATTACTCTTTAAAATTACCGCAATCAAATTACATGCTACATCTACAATACATACCTGTAATCAGTGCTATTATACACAGTGATCAAAGTACAgtgtgaaagtagaaaaattaGCACCAGTGtatataatgtttgtttatatcacATTCAGATATACCACATACATACAATTTTAGCAATCACGATCACTTGTAATATTTCTTCAGGCATCAAcacatttgtaaatataaattatcataTTCACATTCTCTTTGAGTCGTGAGATTCCATGTGCCTACTGGTTAGAGAAGTAAGAAGGGGTGTTTTAGTTCTTCGTGAATCTCTAAATCAGTCATTTTCTTTGGAGATTTCGTTCTTAATAATCCTTCCAGGAAATGTCCAGTCACACATACAGCCATTAAACAGTGTATTATTTAGTTCATCATATTCCTTTATTTATAGCATCTATAAAAATAACGCTGCAGAATGGGATCAGCTTAAATCATCACTGAGACTAAGCAAATCactaaactgaaaaatattgtagtaaCTGAAATATCAGGAACTGACATTcttgataaaaattaaagtcttttatgggcaaattaaaatttttttctctgcatctaGTTTATCTCTTATATCATTCATCAACAGTGTAACAAACACTGGTAATCTGAAAAATAGGAGAATAATAGCAGAGAAACAGCAGTTGGAGCGGGGCATTTACAATGGCAACACTTTCTCCCTGGAAACAGCAGTTTTTTCCTCCTAGCAGACAAAGCAACAAACTCAGAAGCACGAAAGAGGACCTGAACatgacacaaaaaataaatggtgAAAAAGACCCCAATGtattctgaattttaaaaatgtaaaaatagatGAATATGCTACTGCTAGATTGGCTAGCTGGGGAAATGTCTATTTCTAGAGTAAAATTAGGTTTTTGCAGTTGCTTCACAGATCTTTAGAGGTAATTTGGTAGAAATCATATAATTACACTGACAGAACAAATGGATGATGTTCATGACTGCCACAAATAAAGATGGAACAGTACGGGATTCTAGTAGGGGAAATCAATACAGTGTTTACCATTGTATTGCATCCCAGAGTCtcttaaagtaaaatattcacTTATTACTTCTTTTAACCCTACCATAGGAAGGGAAAGAAACATAATTCTTCATTACATTCCAAACACAAGGCATAAGCAAGTAAAATATCATGGCTGAGTTTAATGTGAAGACCCAGCTGTTGGGAAAATTCACAAGATTTAATGATCCACAGGAGGTTTGttgttaaataatattatttctatCACACACTTTAAATATTATCATTCTAAACAGATGTATTTAAGGACTATCCTAAGCAGTGTCTGAAACAAGCAAAATGAAACATTCGTACTGTTACCTGCTGCTGAGGGAACAACAGTATTTTTAACAAAGATTAGAAAACCCAGCAGAAAGctgggaggaaaaaaagtagTATCAACAGCACTGCATTTGGATACTTAtactattctttttttcaaaaagagtATGCCAAAATTGAGatgctttaaaattttatcaagaagaataaaatacaaCTGTTGGCTATACACTGAATATCAGTTCGTTTAatcagttaaatattttaaagcttctCTTAATGTAGGTTGCAAATGGCAACAGCTGAACACATGCTCCAAACAAACTCGAGAGAAATTTATCTGTATAATTAGCAAAGAATTCCAAAAAGCGTTCCAAGGGTTGCAAATAAATCCTTAACGGAGGCCTCAAGCAGTGAATGATGCTCTCCCTATGCCACATAACTCTTGGCAGGCCCAGGTTATCTAACTGCTGATCTGTCGGCGCACTTTGGTACGCACAACCTGCAACATGATCAGCTTGCGGGCTCCAAGCTTGTCACCCAAGGCAACAATGACTGACTTGTCCCGAGACATTGTGACATGGAAGATGTCTACACCTGCATTGAAGCTGCATATTTCTGTACCACTCTTAAGGCGCCACAAGCGAATGGTCTTGTCTCGGGAGCCAGACACCACAATTTCATTGTCAGGGGATATGGCACAGCACCAAACCTGAAGACGGCATAAGAAaagtcactaaaaaaaaaattcatgtttaaTTTATGCTTGTAGTGTAAATTTACAGTTTCACcttgagcaaaacaaaaaaaaaaaatcattaagaacagaaaaaaaaaagctgatttatttttaaaatgccttaAAATTAATAGGTAGGATGCTTATAAACTTCATTACTAATTTTCATAGACAGATTAAGAAAAAGATTATGATAATGAAGCGTTcagaaatatcaacaaaattcattttgatCTCACCTCATCTGTGTGTCCATTCAAAGTATTGATGTGACGCTCAGTTTCAACGTCCCACACCTTCAGAGTACCATCTGCAGAAGCAGAAACTAGGAACTTGTTGTCCTCTGACCTGGCAACAGCTTTGACCTCTCGTGAATGGGCATGGCGACCTGACCCAGACAGCAACTGACGGCTAGGTTGACCAGTGCGAAGACTCCAGATCACAAGGTCCCCATTGCGAAGTCCAGTGACAGCTTCATCACGGGGCAGCACTGCAGTGCATTCTGGACTAGCATCAAGGCGCAAAATGGAGGGGTctgagactgtgtaggaagtaAGGGTCATATCAAACACCACAAACTCCGCAAAGTTGTCAAAGCTGTTGGTAAAACCAGCGACGACATACCTGTCATTCTGGAGAAGCAAGAAGAACAcccacaataattattaatacttTTGAACATGAACAGACAGAAtcataaaaattacaaatcaaaGTGACATTTAGTGCATATTCATACATTTAGATACCGTAATTTTGCATGTTTGGGTAAATGCATGCATGAAATATGTTCAGGgtagaaaaaaacagaacaagaaagGGAAGTGGGGAAGGCAGAAAGAGTAAGCAAGGACTGGGAGGGGGGGGCAGGGATAAGGAATAGAGTAAGAGAGTGGGGCAGACAGGCAAAGAATGCCAAAATGAAGATTTATGTATCATACTATGCTTGTTGCATGCATGACTTCTCACCTGAGATAGGGCAAGGAAGTGAACATAATCATTGTTGCCAATGGGTGCATCAAAGCGCATGTGCTTGATAGGCTGATTTCCAAGCAGATCCCAGACCACAATGTTGGTACCACCACCAAACTTGTCTGAACGCCCAAAGACCACCTTATCATTGTCACTCATCATTGCTAGAGCTGAACACACCTCTAGGTCTGCCATTTCTAAAGCTTGGCCAGTGCTGAAATCCCATATCTGAAGAACAATGAAAACGTTTGTGAAATTAAGAGTCCCAAACTTCAGATCTatcaaatatattaaacatcaaaacatcaagccaaatttttgtttaaatttttgttaatttgtttcattttccaGTTCTCACTGGATTCTTTTTAACTGTTGCAAAAACTGACTTTTGTCCTGAAATTATTgaaaatcattgaaaatactCTGTCCAATAGCAATACCAGTTTGTTGTCAAGTGACActagttttatttgatttttttttaaatgatggcTTTCAATACATAAGTCAATACATGCTTATCACTCCCTTTCCCTTAGGGATTGGTTTCAAATGAGGAATTGACAGAAGAATGGAAAAATGCTAACCTGCAGCAGATAGTTGTGCACACCCTTGGGAATAGAGGACTGGTTGACCTCCAAGTCAGCATTAATGGCTCCAACTAGTAGCCTGTCATTACATGCCAGGTGGAGATTGGTAGATCCCACAGTCTCTCCACGCATGATCCGCAATAGCTCTCCAGTCTGTTTGAACAATTGGTAACTGTTATGACACTGTGTACTCACAACAGACACAATTATgtattgttttcaatattttgtactgtactgtatatAGAACCTCTTAAACTTACAACAAAAAAGATATGCTGAAGTGATCTATTCCAAAAGAATTTGAGAGCAACATGTTATACCACAGGTACCATAcctatgcttttttattttaaactgttaagTCTTATGCTGGACACTCTTGCCTCATGGACTCAACCATGGACCCTGGATTGTTACATACCTGCATGTCCCAGACTTGGGGTGGGCCTAGGCTTGAGCCTGTCACCACACTACGACCATCATTTGTCATAAGGCAGCAGTCCACACGGACTTCCTCCCCCAGGGCACCAGGAGGTACACCAATATGAGGAGCACCTGCATAGCCAATCATCTGCTGCTGACCTGACACTGTTCGTACCTGGAAAACCACATGAACAACTTGGTATAGCTCCAGTAGATTTATTGCTGAATATATTGCAAACCATCAGCATACAAAGTACACTCTCACACAGTTTTGACAATGGAGGCCTGAGAAACTATAAAAGTGTGTACCAGTAGCTACACATGACAAATGATCGAGAGGTTCCTGATTCACATTACCTCCATAGGtctcagcaaaaaaaaaaaaaaaaatccttaataCATCAATTTTCCATCTTCCCACAAAATCTTAGTTGAAAAGGTTTTTAGCTCTCTAGGTAGGGTTAACTCACCCTTTCCCcttttgacctctgaccctaaCTTAACTCACATCACTATACTGCCTAAACCTTAACTCTAAAACTTCCACCCACCTAGCTTCTTGGCACCCCGGAAAGACATGCACTCACTAAGTCaacccaccaccccaccacccttCCCCCAACACATTcatgtctagaaaaaaaaaaactaaacaaaatcaCAAGAATTAAATAAGTTGCCATTTCATTAGTGCACtgacatgaaaatattacaccaaaaatgtttcaagttttGACTTAAGCTATAAATTAATGCCAGTTCACTATATTCTGAAAACTCACAGTCTTCACAGAGTAGTTATAGCTGGATGACATAGTTGAAAATCCCCCagcaccaccacccaccaccaccactaacaCCACCAGAATAGCCCAAGGAACTTCCACCAAGGCTGCCTCCTCCAGCTGTTAGGGTGTTACTCTGATAATTGGAGTGAACACCTGAAATGTCAGAgaacaatattattaaaatgtagTGCATACAACACAAAGAATCCACAATGCAAGATGAGATATGCTTGGGAAAGAGGTTCTAATTCCTCCATGATGTATTAGTTTAGAtggtttattctttgttactcctcgaggaacatatggctgcaacaacaccttgccagtgaACCGGGTTTTGGGCAGCTCCACctcccctcagttgggcccatgcagttccaacgtcctttgcctcgctttctactgttcttttccaagtctgctttggtcttcgGGTCAGTCTACTGGTATGTGCTACATATAGGTTTGTCTAATGCACACTGGTAAATATCACTTACATTCTTATGCTGAAGTAAACTTTTCCTAGCAAACACAATTAAATAATACCCATGAACCAACTCAATGGCTTAAAATTAACCCCCTTAGCACGATGGGCCACAAATGTGGCTTTGCCAGGAGGCATGGGGAGCcgattttcattgtttttattgcaaagttgaagttttctcctttccaaaaatgtataggtttcttggtctaagtgttacctcagagcagcaataataaaaaaacaaactttacccactgtcgtcttcacagtcttcaattataagccagtcattgtaatggtatatttttatgtggtgctaagagggttaaagtGTCATGATAAATGTTCTAGAAATGTTGTAGAATCCAAACACAAATGAATCAACAAAAGCATcaagtaaatgtgtttgttatGCACCTGTGACCAGGTCATAGTCAGCAGTTCCACTACCACCTCCTTCATAGTGGTAAGACTGGATTGAAGCAGGTGTAAGACCTGGCCCATCTGTTACACTGCTGCCTGACCGGACATGGCTGCTTTCTTGGAATGTTGAGGAATAGCCTCCTCCTGACACCCCAGATGCTGTGGAACCAAGATGAGCTCTAGCTGGCTTAGGTGTACCTATTACTGTACCTACAGCAGAGCAGATGGGCAACACACCAAACCCACACAAGTGTTAGCAAAACACCTAAGGCTTGTGATGTAGAAATGCAAAACAACCCCCgccccaaacaaataaaagcaagtgATCAGTGAGGGTGAACATTTGTGAGGTGTACAATGCACAGGTGATTTTTGAGAATGGGTGATGTGAGGATGGGAAGGAAGCATGAAGGATGGCAGGAGCACAGCAGACTACCAAACATTCGAAGTCACATGAACATGGCATTAAGCAAATGCAAGAAGCACTAGTGTTAAAGGTCATTGTCTAattccactttttcttttaataatttctaagcAGCAGAGTACCCAAATTAACCTTCAATTTGACTTGGTAGAGAATGACTTTCCAGTCACCCCAATCTACTTAAATCTTTACTCTTTGAACCTGCTAATATGTAACATGAACAtctgctgctttgccatgatatagccttagttgctggcatggcataaaacaccaataaacaaacatctgcTGCATGTTACATGGACCTCTGGCTCTTATTTCTTTGATTAAGGAATACTTTGTTGTCAGTCTAACAATTCCCATCATTCCCTCAAAAAACACCCTTAGAAAACGTGAATAATGTTAAACAGACCACCTACATGACGGCTTTTGTCGTAAGGAATTTCACACACTAATGCAGTGCATCTCATCAATTTCAGAGAAACATCACACAGTGTTAGGGCGGAGCATGCAACTATCAACACTCTTGTAAGCAAATCTGCACAGTTACTACCAAAGCCAActaatgaagagaaagaagatcAATTTCTAATTGGTCATGCCAAATCCCTGTTCTCCCACTAGCCTACATGTAGCTTACAGCTTTAGGCTAAGATGCAAAGTCACTACACTGCCATTGTGGACAGTAACTGCACTGCAAACTAAGCATGGCTATGCTAGTTGTCCAAATAAAGTGGATAACTCAGATTGATGCAGAAATTAGTActcaataattttatatgggTATAGAAATTCACAGAACGAATGCTAAATAGAGGTTTCAAGGTATTGCAAGGAATAACAAACATGATGCAAAATAAGGGCTCTGATCCAGGGCCATTTGTCCCTTAAAGTGAATGTGTGGTAGAGGTTGGTGAAATACGGATCAGAAAAGTGAGGGAAACTACATTCTGTCACTACTCTAAAAGGCATGAAACTGATAAATGGAAATGAATGTGCTGAATGGCTCTGGGAAAGTGGTTTTGATGGTCAAAAgaataatacaaacattttatatgaaaaatgaATTACATTTCATTCACCCTTTATCATCTCAGCATAATTCCTTTTTCCTTAGTTGCTTTGAATTTACATAATTTTCTCATTATTGATAGTTTAGGGTGATTGTCAAtacgatattttttttcaattgtcaTAAAATTTAGACAAAACTTCTAAACCAGTTTTCTGCCACTTACCAATGccataaattaaaaatcataaaCCAACTCATAATAAAGACCAGATGGGAAGCAAAACAGGagataaggaaaagaaaacacaaaataaaaattggccAAAGAAAACATGCTTAGAAAATAAAGCAGATATAGTAAATGATAAGGTCTGGGCGGAGTAAGATGCAAAACATACGAGAGAATGCTTGGCAGTCACCAGCATCACAAAGTCACGATGCACTTGCTACAGTTACCGACTCCCTCCAAAGTCAATTCgtctttaaaattttatcattaTATAAGCAGCACTCTGATGTGAGTATTTACTCACATTTAGTTCTGCTTAATGAACat contains:
- the LOC112562068 gene encoding vegetative incompatibility protein HET-E-1-like translates to MSSSYNYSVKTVRTVSGQQQMIGYAGAPHIGVPPGALGEEVRVDCCLMTNDGRSVVTGSSLGPPQVWDMQTGELLRIMRGETVGSTNLHLACNDRLLVGAINADLEVNQSSIPKGVHNYLLQIWDFSTGQALEMADLEVCSALAMMSDNDKVVFGRSDKFGGGTNIVVWDLLGNQPIKHMRFDAPIGNNDYVHFLALSQNDRYVVAGFTNSFDNFAEFVVFDMTLTSYTVSDPSILRLDASPECTAVLPRDEAVTGLRNGDLVIWSLRTGQPSRQLLSGSGRHAHSREVKAVARSEDNKFLVSASADGTLKVWDVETERHINTLNGHTDEVWCCAISPDNEIVVSGSRDKTIRLWRLKSGTEICSFNAGVDIFHVTMSRDKSVIVALGDKLGARKLIMLQVVRTKVRRQISS